From one bacterium genomic stretch:
- a CDS encoding SDR family NAD(P)-dependent oxidoreductase produces MMEPQKSVLVTGASSGLGAAMAERMAARGWRVFGTSRKPRPEEGPDANGIEWIAMDVCDDASVAAGLAAIHDRVDCLDGLVCNAGFGIYGSVEETSLERARAQFETNFFGVLRVLTPVLARMRARDAGRILLVGSLAGRAPIPFQAHYSATKAAIESVAFALANEVAPYHLHVSLIEPGDINTNFNDVMDWGDVAPDSPYAERMATSEKTIRESFPKSPGPEVVADAVEQALTARKPKLRYPVGREALLVGLGKRFLSDRLSLKTIRDHYGV; encoded by the coding sequence ATGATGGAGCCGCAGAAGTCCGTCCTCGTCACCGGCGCGTCCTCGGGTCTCGGGGCCGCGATGGCCGAACGGATGGCCGCGCGCGGCTGGCGCGTGTTCGGCACGAGCCGGAAGCCCCGCCCCGAGGAAGGTCCCGACGCGAACGGGATCGAGTGGATCGCGATGGACGTCTGCGACGACGCCTCGGTCGCGGCCGGTCTCGCCGCGATCCACGACCGCGTCGACTGCCTCGACGGCCTCGTCTGCAACGCCGGCTTCGGGATCTACGGCTCGGTCGAGGAGACGAGCCTCGAGCGGGCGCGGGCGCAGTTCGAGACGAACTTCTTCGGTGTGCTTCGGGTCCTGACGCCCGTGCTCGCCCGGATGCGCGCGCGCGACGCGGGCCGGATCCTCCTCGTGGGCTCCCTCGCCGGGCGAGCCCCGATTCCCTTCCAGGCCCACTACTCCGCGACCAAGGCCGCGATCGAGAGCGTCGCGTTCGCCCTCGCGAACGAGGTGGCGCCCTACCACCTCCACGTCTCGCTGATCGAGCCCGGCGACATCAACACGAACTTCAACGACGTGATGGACTGGGGCGACGTCGCGCCCGACTCGCCCTACGCGGAACGCATGGCGACGTCGGAGAAGACGATCCGCGAGTCCTTCCCGAAGAGCCCCGGCCCCGAGGTCGTGGCCGACGCCGTCGAGCAGGCGCTCACCGCCCGCAAGCCGAAGCTCCGCTACCCGGTCGGCCGCGAGGCGCTCCTCGTCGGGCTGGGCAAGCGCTTCCTCTCGGACCGCCTCTCGCTCAAGACGATCCGCGATCACTACGGGGTCTAG